A window of the Virgibacillus pantothenticus genome harbors these coding sequences:
- a CDS encoding N-acetylmuramoyl-L-alanine amidase family protein: MKQRNIFKFIIFSLFFILLAACGAGNAETSEGKTKTASETKQETLNATTDSVALKGHTVMIDPGHGGRDPGSVESNVVHEKDLITNTSDAIKKALRNAGANVIMTRTEDEKVSLEDRRNMSNEESPEAFISVHYNTFTDPSVSGFSTYYFSKEKDHQLAQSINQSLTAAIELRDRGVKENNYFVLNDNDAPSILLELGFMSNPEELATIQSEEYNQIVGAAIVDGLKNYFEAS; this comes from the coding sequence ATGAAGCAAAGAAATATATTCAAGTTTATTATATTTTCTTTATTCTTTATTTTATTAGCTGCATGCGGGGCTGGCAATGCAGAAACCTCCGAAGGAAAGACCAAAACAGCTAGTGAAACAAAACAGGAGACATTAAATGCTACAACTGATTCTGTAGCACTAAAGGGACACACGGTTATGATTGATCCTGGACACGGCGGAAGAGATCCAGGTTCCGTAGAGTCTAACGTTGTACATGAAAAAGATTTAATTACGAATACGTCAGATGCGATAAAAAAAGCATTACGAAATGCTGGAGCTAATGTTATAATGACAAGGACAGAAGATGAAAAAGTATCGTTAGAAGATAGAAGGAACATGAGTAATGAAGAATCACCAGAGGCTTTTATCAGTGTTCATTACAATACATTTACTGATCCAAGTGTAAGTGGTTTTAGTACGTATTATTTTTCTAAGGAAAAGGATCATCAGTTAGCGCAGAGTATTAATCAGTCACTTACAGCAGCTATTGAATTACGAGATCGGGGAGTCAAGGAAAATAATTATTTTGTATTGAATGATAACGATGCACCATCTATCCTGTTAGAGTTAGGTTTTATGAGTAATCCAGAAGAATTAGCAACCATACAGTCTGAGGAATATAATCAAATAGTGGGTGCTGCAATTGTAGATGGATTGAAAAACTATTTTGAAGCAAGCTAG